In a single window of the Eriocheir sinensis breed Jianghai 21 unplaced genomic scaffold, ASM2467909v1 Scaffold99, whole genome shotgun sequence genome:
- the LOC126995125 gene encoding uncharacterized protein LOC126995125 (The sequence of the model RefSeq protein was modified relative to this genomic sequence to represent the inferred CDS: added 30 bases not found in genome assembly), with protein MLSPGQNSGIVPSSEGNVLKRLHVDPDAGTDKVTGQFMRHEPPNTGESPNQPKKACDLEVSDRSLSSDGSESESQYEDGSLTDSDEDDMISEFSATQKKKSFLHQTRERLKRRNYRPEHRESVSKIIFDRDDDILIMEPPKPVPMSENKKDNTNSENSQSTKGVQGRPFMVSPYVSLKTQRANRRAAGGHQQSLTTSSSFIQSLIKNSIMKNVPEMMTSASTRVPVDGQTEEEPDPEDMWDLLPALPQQSSSSLAARAAKTGLQESGITETAATAPERPTTVTSTNISGAVVTSKASKVMRSFWIESEEEEEDKDTEDTESLFMPTLPVASQLIQESTVLPSYSSLGPEHWMSVARAMQKRKKNSFLRLTFQ; from the exons ATGTTGTCACCTGGGCAGAATAGCGGCATTGTTCCCAGCAGTGAAGGCAATGTGCTGAAGAGATTACATGTTGATCCAGATGCAGGAACAGATAAAGTTACAGGTCAGTTTATGCGGCATGAACCTCCGAACACTGGTGAATCACCAAATCAGCCAAAAAAAGCATGTGACCTAGAAGTCTCTGACAGAAGTCTTTCTTCCGATGGGTCAGAGTCAGAGTCACAGTATGAAGATGGATCGCTTACTGATAGTGATGAAGATGACATGATTTCAGAATTTAGTGCAACCCAGAAAAAGAAGAGCTTCCTCCATCAGACACGAGAAAGgctgaaaagaaggaattacagaCCAGAGCACAGAGAGTCAGTGAGCAAAATTATATTTGATCGTGACGATGACATCCTTATTATGGAACCGCCCAAGCCTGTGCCCATGtcagaaaacaagaaagacaacACAAATTCTGAAAACAGCCAGAGCACAAAGGGGGTGCAGGGCAGACCCTTCATGGTATCACCATATGTTTCCCTGAAGACCCAAAGAGCCAATAGGAGAGCTGCAGGTGGACACCAGCAAAGCCTGACCACTAGCAGTTCCTTCATCCAAAGCCTCATCAAGAACTCCATCATGAAGAATGTTCCAGAGATGATGACTTCGGCCTCAACCAGGGTACCAGTGGACGGTCAAACGGAGGAGGAACCTGACCCTGAGGACATGTGGGATCTCCTGCCAGCCCTCCCCCAGCAGTCCTCCAGCTCCCTTGCTGCAAGGGCTGCCAAGACCGGCCTGCAAGAATCTGGCATAACG GAGACTGCAGCCACGGCTCCAGAGAGGCCAACAACTGTCACCAGCACCAACATTAGTGGTGCAGTCGTCACATCAAAG GCCTCCAAGGTAATGAGGAGTTTTTGgatagaaagtgaagaagaggaagaggataaagacacAGAAGACACAGAGTCACTCTTCATGCCCACACTCCCCGTGGCCTCACAGCTGATCCAAGAGAGCACCGTGCTTCCCAGCTACAGCTCCCTTGGCCCCGAGCACTGGATGTCAGTAGCTAGAGCTATGCAGAAGCGAAAAAAG